Within the Solibacillus silvestris genome, the region AGGTGCTTTTATAACAGCAGTCGCAAAAATGCGAGTATTGACAGAAAAGGATTGGTTTTTAATCCCACTCGGCAGGAGAATGGCTGCATATCAACTAATGTTAAATCGAAAGAAGTAGGTGTATAACTTGAATCAATTAACCGTTATTGGCTTAGGAGCAGCCGATTTTGAACAAATGCAAATGGGTGTTTATAAAAAAATTAAAGCAGCCAAAAAAATATATGTCCGAACAGAGGACCATCCTGTCATTCAAGACTTAAAACTGGAAGGTATCGAGTTTACGAGCTTTGATGATGTGTATATTAAGCATGGTTCGTTCGGTCCTGTTTATGAAGAAATTGCACAGCGTCTTATTGAAGCCGTTTCACAGGAAGATGTTATGTATGCTGTGCCGGGACATCCGCTCGTAGCAGAGCAGACCGTCCAGCACTTAATTGAAGCGGACCAGAACGGGCAGATTAAGCTTGTAATTGAAGGCGGGCAAAGCTTTTTGGATCCGATTTTCGGCGCCTTAAAAATTGACCCGATTGAAGGGTTTCAGCTGTTGGACGGTACGAGCATGTCCATCCATGATATGAATATGCGTCAGCACATTTTAATAGCCCAAGTCTATGATTCGTTCAGTGCGTCAGAAGTAAAGCTCACGCTAATGGAAAAATACCGTGATGATTACCCGGTAACAATTGTGACAGCAGCAGGTTCCTCACAGGAATCATTGCGTACTGTTCCGCTTTATGAGCTTGATCAAGCAGCAGAAATCAACAATTTAACGACTGTCTATGTACCGCCTGTTGAATCTGATGAGGAAGCATTGCGTGACTGGACAACATTCCGTCAAATCATAGCGACATTGCGAGGTCCAGATGGCTGTCCTTGGGATCAGAAGCAAACACATGAATCATTGAAAAAGTACTTATTGGAAGAAGCACATGAGTTTTTAGCAGCGGTTGATGCCGAAGATGATTTTGCTATGGTTGAAGAGCTCGGCGATGTCCTTTTACAAGTGTTTTTGCATGCGCAAATTGGGGAAGATAATGGTTATTTCACATTGGAAGAAGTGCTTGCATCGATTAGCGAAAAAATGATTCGCCGCCACCCGCATGTTTTTGGGGATGTGACTGCAGAAGATGCAGAAACGGTTGTAGCTAACTGGGAAGCAATTAAAAAGCAGGAAAAAGGCAATGTAGATGGCGAACCACTATTAAAGAACGAATATAGTCCTTACTCATCGCTTCAAACATCGTACAACTACCAGAAAAAAGCAGCGACAGTAGGTTTTGATTGGCCGAATACTGACGAAGCGTGGAAGAAGTTTACGGAAGAATGGCAAGAGTTCCAGGATGAAATAAAGCAAGGTAACGAATTAAGCCGTACCGATGAATTCGGGGATGTATTATTCACCCTTGTGAACATCGCACGATTTTATAAAATTTCACCGGAAGAAGCGATGCTACATGCCAATGAAAAATTTGCACGTCGTTTTCATTACGTTGAGCAAAGTGTAGCAAAGAGCGGCAAGGCATTCAGTGATTTTACATTAGAGCAGTTAGATTCATTTTGGAATGAAGCAAAACAAATAGAAAAAGGGGAATAAATGGGATGCGCTTAGATAAGTTTTTAAAAGTTTCACGTTTAATTAAACGTCGTACATTAGCGAAGGAAGTGGCGGTGCAGGGACGTATAATGATTAATGATAAAGTGGCAAAAGCCAGCAGTACTGTAAAAGTTGGCGATGAGCTGGCAATTCGTTTCGGTCAAAAAATTGTAACGGCACGTGTCGAAGAAATTCGTGAAAATGTGAAAAAAGAAGATGCTTTAAAAATGTTTACAATTATAAAAGAAGAGCGTTTAGAGAAAGTTGAACCAGAATTTATTGATGATGAAGATTAGGGCATGACCAACTTTTGAGTCATGCTTCCTTCCGTTGATGCATATAGTGTACAACTATAAGCTCAAAGGGGGACTTGCATTGACTATTCATCAAGAAAGCGCACGCTATACCATTTCGTCTGGGGATCACTTAGTAACAGTACGTAATCGTAAACGGATGGACATGACATCTGTTAAAAGTATCGAACGGTTCGATCAGGAAGAATTTTATGTGAACACATCACAGGGTCATTTATTGATTCGTGGTGAGGAACTGCGTATTGTTCATTTAGATGTGGACAAGGGATTACTGACGTTAGAAGGGGAAGTGAAGCAATTCCAATACGATGAAAGCGAGAGTGGCTTATCGAAAAGTTTCCTTCATAAATTGTTTGGATGATGATGAGTGCGCAGCTTATAAGCATTCTTGTCATGTTTATAAGCGGAGTTGCTGTAGGTGCAATAATCGATTGTATCCGAATTAATGTAAATCGTATCCCTTTAAAAAATATTCGACGTATTACATGGATTTTAGAATGGATTGTCTGGTTAATATTAGGGGTTACTACGTTTTATTTATTATTTTTAGTAAAAGGAGGGCAATGGCGGGTAGTTGATCCACTTGCCCAAATCGCCGGAATTGCAACATATGAATTGCTGTTCCAAAAAATTATCCGCTTTGTTGGAAGAGTATGTATAAATTTATTTGTGAAGCCGGTTTTTTTCATTGGACATGTAGTAGTTAAAATGGTCAAAAGTATTATAAAATTATTGGTAGGGATTGTATTATTTATCTGTCGTCCCTTTATTAAGTTTTTCAAGAAATATTTGTTAAAAAACTTTAAAACACAGCAGTGAACTCGTATAATGATTACAACTATTGATTGTGAGGGAGGAGACGGAAAATGGGAAGAAGAAATGTGCAAGAAGAGCTACATAACCAAAATGTCCAGTCGTTGAATAACGATTATGTCCGCTCAAATCCGCAAGCAAAAGCTCAAATAAAAGCAAAAATTGCAGTACGTCGTCGCAGAAGATTAGCAGTATTTTTCATTTTAGCAACTGTAGTAATAGCAGGATTAGTAAAAGCTAACATGGTCCAAAGTGAACGCCTCGCCGCAAAGGAAGAAACGAAAGCGGCGGTGGAAGAACGATTGGAAGAAGCGCTTCACAGACAAGAGCTACTAAATTTGCAGATTGCGAAGCTGGAAGATGATGAGTATATTGCGAAGCTGGCAAGAAAAGAATTTTTCCTTTCTGAAGAGGGCGAAATTATTTTTACAATTCCGAATAAATCGGATAAAGAAAATAAAGACAAGCCTGAAGATGACAAAGAATAATTTTAACGCGATAATAAAAGAAAAAAATGTGACTTTAAAAAATAATAAAAAACCAGTAAGCATGGTAATTTCGTGATAAAAATTTTGGTATTAATTGCCTTTAGGTAGAGTGTCTTGTTGACACTCTTTTTATGTTAGCTATAATTAGAGAAGAAGCTATTGAACAAAAGTTTCATTATAATTGATAAATGGCTTTTCAATCGAAGAGTCTCTTAAAATTTAAGGAGGAGCATTTTTTTTATGTCAATTGAAGTAGGCAGCAAAGTACAAGGTAAGGTAACAGGAATCACAAATTTCGGTGCATTCGTTGAGCTTCCAGATGGGAAAACAGGTTTAGTTCACATTAGTGAAGTGGCAGATAACTACGTAAAAGATATTAACGAGCATCTTAAAGTAGGCGATGAAGTCGAAGTTAAAGTGATGAATGTTGAAGCGGATGGAAAGATTGGTCTTTCAATTCGTAAAGCAAAGCCTCAAGCTGAGCGACCAGAGCGTCCACAGCGTCCTCGTCGCGAAAACAACCGTTCTAACGATCGTAATGATCGTCAACCAAAAGAGAACTTTGAACAGAAGATGGCGCGTTTCTTAAAAGATAGCGATGAGCGTTTAACTACATTAAAGCGTGCAACTGAGTCTAAGCGCGGTGGCCGTGGAGCTCGCAGAGGATAATTTTGCTGGCTGTTTGAACGTAGAAAAAGTGTCAAATAGATGATAAAGCGATGGATTGTAAGTGTATATCTTACAATCCATCGCTTTTTTTCATTAATAAAATGTTGTGTTGGAGTGGGAAATCAAATTATTCTTTTTCAGTATTATGCCTTATGAGTACACGGATAAGGGTAATAAAACAAAAAATACCTCCGATTAATCCGATTGTAATCATAAGAATCTGCAATGCGAGCGGCAAGTTTGTCAAGATGACGCCTCCAACGACTAGAAGCATGCTAATACCGCAAAGAAAAGCTAAATATGTAAAGTTTTGGACCAAAAAAAACGCCTCCTCTTATAGTTACAAGTATAATGGATAAGGGAGAAAGTGTGTCAGGAATTTACAGAATAGAAAAAAGAACAAAATAAAAGCCGCCTAGGAACACTAAGTTCCTAAACAGCTTTTGAGATGACCCGTACGGGATTCGAACCCGTGTTACCGCCGTGAAAGGGCGGTGTCTTAACCACTTGACCAACGGGCCTATAAATGGTGGCGGCAGAGGGAGTCGAACCCACGACCTTTCGGGTATGAACCGAGTGCTCTAGCCAACTGAGCTACACCGCCAAATTTAACAACAGAACTAATAATACATTGCAGTCTATATAGTGTCAATACTATTTTTTAATTATTTCCTCTATCATAATATGCAGTAAATTACTGCGTATTATTTTTTGTAATTACTGATAAAAAAAGCGTAAAAACGCGCATATTACCGTAAAAAAACCGTCGAACAATTTTTCGGTGTCAATCCTACAAACAGACAAAATTCACTTTTTCAGCTTTATATAATAGCGTTAAAAAGAAAAGGTGATAGTAAAAATGGTGACATTAAATAATCAAAATGAGTTTCAAACACTAAACTTAGACTTATTCTTATATAAAGAAAAATCGAGAATAATAATAGCAAGTGTTATAGCGTTTGCAGCTTTCTGTTTTGCTCAGGCGGTATTCTTTGAAGCTGTTACTCCGTTGTTTTTACCTTTTTGGCTTGTTATTCGAACGAGATTTGCCTCATTTCAAAAGAGTGCTTTACTAGGGGGAATCCTCGGAACGCTCTTTATTGGGTTTGGACAGGCAGCCGTTGTGTTAGTGCAGTTACTCTTCATGGAATGTCTCGTCCGTTTTAAGTTTATAAAACTATCACCGTACTTTTTACTAGGAAGTACAATTATCGCTATTCAGCTAGCATGGCAAATGCTGCTTCATAGTGGTATGCCATCTGTCATGACATTATTTTATATCGTATATGAATGTCTTTTTGCAGTTTCGATTTTATTCTTTATGCGTATTTTGACATTTCCAAGTAAAGAAAACGGAACCATTGAATGGACAAGAGAAAAAATAACGGCAATTATTGTCGTTTTGGCCGGTATGCTAATCGGCATGGAAAGCTTGACTCTATTTTACTTTTCAATGTCACTGATCGTTCTTCATTTCCTCATCTGCCTTGTAGCCTATGCCTCGACAGTTGGAGCTACGGTTATTTTTTCATTATCTCTTGGCTTTTTTATAGGCTTAGCTAATTTATCATTCACAGGTATGATGATCCTATATGCATGTACAGGGCTGGTCGCCGCTTTTGTACAAAACCAGGGACGTTATGCCGTTGCGCTTTTTAGTTTTCTGCCGAGTATTTTTTTCTTCTTTTATGATGCAACATTACCGATCGATAGCGTTTATTTTATGTCGATGCTTACAGGCGCAATTATTTTCCTGCTTATGCCGAAAAATATACTTGAGTATTGCAAAATGTATTACAAACAAAATACGGTTAGTATAATCCAGGTGAACCGCAATGAAGTAGTGGAAGTGCAGCTCAAGCAATTTCAGCAATTTGTATCTTTTATGAAGGAGCTTGTGTTTGATCATTTTACACAAAATAAAACTAAAAGTAAGACAACTGCAGAACCGTTTCTAATTTGCTCCAGCTGTTTCAAATATGAAGAGTGCTGGGGGAGAAACGGGGAGATGGAAGGAATTATTGATTCTTGGCGGTTAGCGAAAAGAAGTACGAAACCAGTCAGCTGGATTCGGGTAGAAGAGCAGCTGAAAGGGAAATGCATTAAATCTTCTAAATTGCTGGAAGAACTAGAGTCGGCTTTACACAAAGAGCATATGGAGAGACAGTTCTATCATGGTAAAAAAATGATTGCCTTACAGCTTCGGGATTTAAGCAGCCACTTTGAAAAGCTGTTAAACAGCCAGCGATTAGAAATCGGCACATCGGAAATGGATGGGGAGATGCAGCAGTTTTTAAAGGAACATGATATTCATTGTTTGCATATTCAGTGGATAAAAAATGAAATAGGGAATCGAGAGTTCGTTTGTTATGTCGCAGATCATCGTGATGCACATGTCGTTATCCAGCAATTAGAACAGCAACTGTTTGAATTTTTGCATGAACCATTGAAAGGTGAACAGATTTACGAGCAGCACTCGCCAATTTTTTATCGCCAAATTAAGTTTACTTCAGCAATTCGTTATCAGTTGGAGTATGATATATATACGTATTCCCATGCAAACCATGCAATTTCCGGAGATTCTTACCGGGTATTTCCGATTCATCCAGGACTTATGGCGATCATGCTGTCGGATGGTATGGGGACGAATGAGAGAGCAAATCGTGAAAGTGAACGCTTAATTCAAATGATGCAGGATTGTCTTACGTACAACATGGATCCTGAAACAGCGATGCACACAATGCATTATGTCATGTCGCTTAAAAATGATTCGGACATGTATGCGACAATGGATTTTGCACTTGTCGATTTACAGTTCGGCCATTTATGGTGTTGGAAAGCGGGAGGCATGACGACATATGTATTAAGAGGGAATGATTTATTCAAAATAGAAAGTACAAGTGCTCCAATTGGCTTTTTGCCTAACTTCGCAATCGATACAGAAATGACACAATTATTGTCAGAGGACGTTATTTTAATGATTTCCGACGGGTTATTTTCACCATCTGCACAATGGGATGCACAGGAACAATTATTTATCCGGCTGATTCGTCAAGGGCTGGAAAATGGTGCTTCCATCCAGGTTGTACTATTTGATGTCATGACGCAATTCAAACAAAAATACCCGATTGCAGACGACTGCACTGTGATGTTATTCCGTTTGCAGCATGTCATAAAACCGTGGCAAGTATTCAGACCAGCAATCACACATTGAAATGTAATATGAGGTGAGTAAATGCACACTTTAGAGCATCAAGTTTTAGCGTATATAAAAGAGCAGCAGCTTATTAAAAGCGGAGATAAACTATTAATTGCTTGTTCAGGAGGCGTTGATTCAATGGCGCTTCTTTCTTTTTTTTATCATTTTCAGCACTATTTTAATATTGAGCTCGCCGTTGCGCATGTTGACCATATGCTTCGCGGCGAACAATCTGCTCAAGACCGCCAATTTGTTGAGCAGGCATGTGAAGACTGGGCTATTCCTTTTTATAGCTGTGCGATTCCGATTGCGGAAATCCAAAAAAAAGAAGGCGGAAACATGCAGGCGATTTGCCGGAAGGAACGCTATCATTTCTTTGAAACCGTCATGCATACACATAAGTTTACAAAATTAGTAACTGCCCATCATGCGGACGATCAGCTCGAATCAATGTTAATGGCCATGACGAAAGCGAGTTCACTAAACGGATTAAAAGGCATATTACCTTCCCGTAAATTTCAACAATTTACTGTAATTCGTCCTTTTTTGATGGTTACAAAAGACGAAATTGGGGAATATTTACATAGTAAAGGTCATTTGTACCGTGAAGATCCGAGCAATGCAAAGAATGATTATACCCGCAATCGTTTCCGTCACAATGTCGTACCAGTTTTAAAGGAAGAAAACCCCCTTGTTTCCCGACACGCAGTCCACATTGCCCAGCAGCTTTTAGAGGATGATACGTATTTAATGGAGCTTGCAGAAGAGCGTTTTTCAAAGCTTTTTCTGAAAGTTGATAAAAATTGTTATAAAGTCAAGGTTTCAGAATTACAAAAAGAGCCACTTGCTTTACAAAGAAGGCTCATTTTAATACTATTAAGTTATCTTTATAACGATTCAAATACGATTCAAAGCTACGCACTTTGCACGACGATTTTGACGTTATTCTCAATGTCGGATGGAAGTCGTGCACTTGATTTACCGGAGAATTTTATTGCGCGTCAACAATACGATGAAGTTGTATTTGAATATAAGCAGCAAAACTTGCGAACATCAAATCAACAAATCGCTTTGAATGAGTGGTGTGTGCTTGGAACGATGCGCATATATATTGGGGAACTTGCACAATGTGATGAGGACTTACTTCAAAAGTATCCGCATCACTTTTTCGCCGCATCATCTGTTTCGTTTCCTTTATTCGTAAGGGCTCCCAGACAAGGGGATCGTATTTTGCTACAAGGTATGCAGCATCAGAAAAAAGTATCTCGCATTTTTATTGATGACAAGATTCCTTTCACCAAAAGAGCTAGCTGGCCGTTGTTAGTCGATGCTAATGATGACCTTTTAGCGATAGTAGCTGTACGCGTTAACAATAAATTTTCTAATGTAAAGTCGGCGGAGCATGAAATGGTGCTTCTTGTCGATAGCAATGAACGTCTTTAGAAAGTTTGAACAATAAAAGGAGGAATCTACTCATGATTCAAAATGACATCGAAAAAATAATGATTACAGAAGAACAAATCCAGGAACGTATTAAAGAGCTTGGCGCTCAACTGACAGAGGAATATAAAGAAATGTTCCCATTAGCTGTCGGAGTGTTAAAAGGTGCAATGCCATTTATGACGGATCTGATGAAACGTTTCGATTCATATGTGGAACTGGACTTTATGGATGTTACTTCATATGGAAATGCAACTGTTTCATCTGGGGAAGTAAAAATACTTAAAGACTTAAATACAAGTGTGGAAGGTCGCGATGTCATTATTATTGAAGACATTATCGACAGTGGTTTAACATTAAGCTATTTGGTGGATTTATTTAAATACCGTAAAGCTAAATCGATTAAAATCGTAACATTACTGGATAAGCCATCTGGCCGTAAAGTGGAATTGAATGCAGATGTTGTAGGCTTCGAAGTACCGGACGGTTTTGTTGTGGGCTACGGATTAGATTATGCAGAGAAATATCGTAACTTACCTTACATCGGAATTTTAAAACGCGAAGTATACTCATTTTAATATTTCCTAGACTGTACAAACCTTCAATTTTGAGGTAAGCATTTAGGCATAAGCAGTAATTGAGCGGATTTTGTCATAATTCGTTTCAACGTTTAAAATGTGTGGTGCTTTTTATTGTATGAAAATTTCAACGTATGTTAAGATTTTACTTATAGTTTTTCTGTAACGTTGTGAGGAGGCTGGGGATGAATCGAATATTTCGATACACCATATTTTATTTACTAATATTTCTCGTGATTATCGGGATTTTTGGAACATTTAATGGTGGAAAAAAGACAACTGAAAACCTTGATTACTATGCGTTTTTTGAGGCTTTAGAGAGCAATGAGATTGCTTCTATGGATATACAGCCTGAAAGAGGCGTGTATAAAATTGTAGGTCAGATGAAAGGCGCTGAAGAGGGCGAAACTTTCACAGTAAACGTTTTACAAAATGACCAAACTACTGTAGACCGTATTCTGCAAATTGAAGAACAAGTTGCAAACGGTGAATATCCAGGAGTGGAAATTTTAGAACAACCACAAACAAGTGGGTTCGTAACATTCCTTACGAGCATCATTCCATTTGTCATCATTATTATTTTATTCTTCTTCTTACTAAGCCAATCGCAAGGTGGCGGTAATAAGGTGATGAACTTCGGGAAGTCAAAAGCTAAGCTATTTGATGACACGAAGAAAAAAGTTCGTTTCAATGACGTGGCAGGTGCCGACGAAGAGAAACAAGAACTTGTTGAAGTAGTAGATTTCTTAAAAGATCACCGTAAATTCACTGATATCGGTGCACGTATTCCGAAGGGGATTCTATTAGTAGGTCCTCCTGGTACAGGTAAAACATTACTTGCACGTGCTGTTGCCGGTGAAGCGGGCGTTCCATTCTTCTCGATTTCAGGTTCTGATTTCGTAGAGATGTTTGTCGGTGTCGGTGCATCTCGTGTTCGTGACTTATTTGAAAACGCTAAGAAAAATGCCCCATGTATCATTTTCATCGATGAGATTGATGCGGTAGGTCGTCAACGTGGTGCGGGTCTTGGTGGTGGTCACGATGAGCGTGAACAAACATTAAACCAATTACTAGTTGAAATGGATGGTTTCGGTGCAAACGAAGGTATTATTATCATCGCTGCAACAAACCGCCCTGACATTCTAGATAAAGCATTATTACGTCCTGGTCGTTTTGACCGTCAAATTACGGTTGGTCACCCAGACGTAAAAGGCCGTGAAGCAATCCTTAAAGTACATGCTCGCAATAAGCCATTATCAGATACAGTTGATTTAGCTGCTGTTGCACAACGTACACCAGGATTCTCAGGTGCAGATTTAGAAAACTTGTTAAACGAAGCAGCTTTAGTTGCAGCTCGTAAAAACAAAAAATCAATAAACATGGCTGATATTGATGAAGCATCTGACCGCGTAATTGCCGGTCCTGCGAAAGCAAGCCGTGTGTATTCTCCAAAAGAGAAAAAGCTTGTTGCATTCCATGAAGCCGGTCACGTAGTTGTCGGTCTTGAATTGGATGAAGCTGATACTGTTCATAAAGTAACGATTGTCCCTCGTGGTCAAGCAGGTGGTTATGCCATCATGTTACCGAAAGAAGAGCGTTTCTTCACAACGAAGCAAGAGTTACTAGACCGTATCGCCGGATTACTAGGCGGACGTGTTGCGGAAGAAATTGTACTTGGTGAAGTATCTACAGGTGCACATAATGACTTCCAGAAAGTAACGAGCATTGCGCGTGCAATGGTTACAGAATACGGAATGAGCAATAGTCTTGGTGCTGTTCAATACGGTTCAAACCAAGGCGGTAATCCATTCCTAGGTCGTGACTTCGGTTCAGATCAAAACTACTCTGATACAGTAGCATATGAAATCGATAAAGAAGTTCAGCGTATCGTTGATGAGCAATATGCTCGTACGAAACGTATTTTAACAGAGCGTCGTGACTTACTAGATTTAATCGCAAATACGTTAATTGATAAAGAAACGTTAAATGCACAGCAAATCGAACATTTACGCGACCACGGTATATTACCTCCTGAAGAGGCGGTAGTAGAATCGGAGCTTCAACAAAAAGATCAAAAAGAAGCAACACCAACAATTGAAACGGCTGGTAATGCATCGATTAATGAAGATGTTCAAGGTGAAAAGAAATCACCAACAGTTGAAGATTTACCGAAAGACGTGTCAGATGATCGCCCGCAAGGCATCGATGAAGACCGTCCAAAATAATACAACACAACTGACTATTTCCTGGGAAAAGGAGATAGTCAGTTTTTTCTTCTTAAAATCTTGCCTTTAAATATAACGCGATTTGGTGAGTTGGTTGAAAAGGAGGGTGGTAGACTCTAGCGGAAAGCCTTCACCCCTATGGAGATCAACAGGTTTTAGTTGAAAGGGAATGATTGCCGACTAAAAATACTGAATACTGTATAGTAGATGGCCAAATATGGTATGATTTTTTTCAGTATAAGAAAAGTAGGTGCCACTTGTGATTTTAGTAATGAATGCGGGTAACTCCAATATCATTTTAGGTATTTATGATCAAGATAAACTTATCCATCATTGGCGGACAGAGACAAATATACGAAAAACTGAAGATGAATATGCGATGCAATTTAAGGCGTTTTTTTCTCATGAAGGCATTTCATTTGAACAAGTAAAAGGGATTATTATATCCTCAGTTGTGCCACCTATTATGTTTGCACTTGAATTAATGTGTAAAAAGTATTTCAATATCCAGCCTTTGATTGTGGGACCCGGTGTAAAAACAGGCTTGAATATAAAGTATGAAAATCCGCGTGAAGTAGGCGCAGACCGTATTGTAAATGCGGTTGCCGCTTTACAGCAATATAGTGGGAGACCACTGATTATTATCGATTTTGGTACAGCGATTACGTATTGCTTTATTAATGAACGAGGCGATTATTTAGGGGGCGCCATTGCACCCGGTATTGCCATATCAACAGAGGCGCTCTATACACGTGCAGCAAAGCTACCTCGAATTGAAATTGCCCATACATCGCAAGTTGTGGCAAAGAATACGGTAGCTGCTATGCAGGCAGGGGTTTTTTACGGGTTTTTAGGACAAGTAGAAGGCATCGTCAGTCGTATGAAAGCGCAAAGTAAAGAAGAGCCCCTCGTAATTGCAACTGGGGGACTAGCAAAATTGATTGCGAATGAAACCCAGATGATTGATGTCGTCGATCCGTTTTTGACCCTCAAGGGACTAGCAACGATTTATAAAAGAAATCAATAGAAAAGAGGAATTTCAACATGAAAGACTACTTAGTAAGAGGAATTGCATATGACGGACAGGTACGTGCGTTTGCAACAAATACAACTGCAACTGTAGGAGAAGCACAACGCCGTCATAATACATGGCCTGTTGTATCTGCTGCGTTAGGCCGTTCAATGACAGCATCTGTAATGATGGGTGCGATGTTAAAAGGTGACGACAAAATTACCGTAAAAATCGAAGGGAACGGTCCAATCGGTCCAATGGTTATCGATGCAGATGCCAAAGGAGATGTGCGTGGCTTCGTTACAAATCCACATGTTCACTTTGAATTAAATGAACAAGGAAAACTGGATGTACGTGCTGGTGTCGGTTCTGAAGGTGCTTTGACAGTTGTTAAAGACTTAGGTTTACGTGATATGTTCTCAGGTCAAACACCGATCGTCTCAGGAGAAATTGCTGAGGACTTCACATATTACTTCGCTACATCTGAACAAGTACCTTCATCAGTAGGTTTAGGTGTGTTAGTAAATCCGGATAATACAATTTTAGCAGCGGGCGGCTTTATTATTCAATTAATGCCAGGCTGTGAAGAAGAAACAATCGAAGCAATTGAAAAGCATTTATCATCAATTGAGCCTGTTTCTAAAATGATTGAAAAAGGATATACACCTGAGCAAATTTTAGAAGCAGTATTAGGCGAAGGCAATGTTCAAATTCTTTCAACAATGCCTGTACAGTTCCAATGTCAATGTTCAAAAGAGCGTTT harbors:
- a CDS encoding cell division protein FtsH — its product is MNRIFRYTIFYLLIFLVIIGIFGTFNGGKKTTENLDYYAFFEALESNEIASMDIQPERGVYKIVGQMKGAEEGETFTVNVLQNDQTTVDRILQIEEQVANGEYPGVEILEQPQTSGFVTFLTSIIPFVIIIILFFFLLSQSQGGGNKVMNFGKSKAKLFDDTKKKVRFNDVAGADEEKQELVEVVDFLKDHRKFTDIGARIPKGILLVGPPGTGKTLLARAVAGEAGVPFFSISGSDFVEMFVGVGASRVRDLFENAKKNAPCIIFIDEIDAVGRQRGAGLGGGHDEREQTLNQLLVEMDGFGANEGIIIIAATNRPDILDKALLRPGRFDRQITVGHPDVKGREAILKVHARNKPLSDTVDLAAVAQRTPGFSGADLENLLNEAALVAARKNKKSINMADIDEASDRVIAGPAKASRVYSPKEKKLVAFHEAGHVVVGLELDEADTVHKVTIVPRGQAGGYAIMLPKEERFFTTKQELLDRIAGLLGGRVAEEIVLGEVSTGAHNDFQKVTSIARAMVTEYGMSNSLGAVQYGSNQGGNPFLGRDFGSDQNYSDTVAYEIDKEVQRIVDEQYARTKRILTERRDLLDLIANTLIDKETLNAQQIEHLRDHGILPPEEAVVESELQQKDQKEATPTIETAGNASINEDVQGEKKSPTVEDLPKDVSDDRPQGIDEDRPK
- a CDS encoding molecular chaperone Hsp33; the encoded protein is MKDYLVRGIAYDGQVRAFATNTTATVGEAQRRHNTWPVVSAALGRSMTASVMMGAMLKGDDKITVKIEGNGPIGPMVIDADAKGDVRGFVTNPHVHFELNEQGKLDVRAGVGSEGALTVVKDLGLRDMFSGQTPIVSGEIAEDFTYYFATSEQVPSSVGLGVLVNPDNTILAAGGFIIQLMPGCEEETIEAIEKHLSSIEPVSKMIEKGYTPEQILEAVLGEGNVQILSTMPVQFQCQCSKERFGAAIIGLGVGEIQEMIDEDGQAEAQCHFCLETYHFDKSELEGFVNEIQS
- a CDS encoding type III pantothenate kinase; translation: MILVMNAGNSNIILGIYDQDKLIHHWRTETNIRKTEDEYAMQFKAFFSHEGISFEQVKGIIISSVVPPIMFALELMCKKYFNIQPLIVGPGVKTGLNIKYENPREVGADRIVNAVAALQQYSGRPLIIIDFGTAITYCFINERGDYLGGAIAPGIAISTEALYTRAAKLPRIEIAHTSQVVAKNTVAAMQAGVFYGFLGQVEGIVSRMKAQSKEEPLVIATGGLAKLIANETQMIDVVDPFLTLKGLATIYKRNQ